In a genomic window of Ralstonia nicotianae:
- a CDS encoding vWA domain-containing protein, translating to MLIDFFFTLRHARLPVSVKEYLTLLEGLKRQVIAPSLDQFYFLARTTLVKDEKHYDKFDQAFGAYFKGVADALDWRAEIPLDWLAKQLERELTPEEKAQVEAMGGIDKLMERLRELLSEQHERHEGGSKWIGTGGTSPFGHGGYNPEGIRIGGPSKGNRTAVKVWEARAYRDYDDTVELGTRNIKVALRRLRKFARDGADVELDLDDTIHATAANAGLLDIKMRPERHNNVKVLMLMDVGGSMDDHIKRVEELFSAAKTEFKHLEYYYFHNCVYEWLWKNNRRRHAERFSTWDVIRKYPPDYKLIFVGDATMSPYEILQAGGSVEYNNPEAGAVWLQRLIEQFPRFAWLNPEPEGLWQYRQSVSVINQIMKTRMYPVTIAGLEAAMRLLSK from the coding sequence ATGCTGATCGACTTCTTCTTCACGCTGCGGCACGCCAGGCTGCCGGTCTCCGTCAAGGAATACCTGACGCTGCTCGAAGGGCTCAAGCGGCAGGTCATCGCCCCCTCGCTGGACCAGTTCTACTTCCTGGCGCGCACGACGCTGGTGAAGGACGAGAAGCACTACGACAAGTTCGACCAGGCCTTCGGCGCCTACTTCAAGGGCGTAGCAGACGCGCTCGACTGGCGCGCCGAGATTCCGCTCGACTGGCTGGCCAAGCAGCTCGAGCGCGAACTGACGCCCGAAGAGAAGGCGCAGGTCGAAGCCATGGGCGGCATCGACAAGCTGATGGAGCGGCTCAGGGAACTGCTGTCCGAGCAGCACGAGCGCCATGAGGGCGGCAGCAAGTGGATCGGCACGGGCGGCACCTCGCCGTTCGGGCACGGCGGCTACAACCCGGAGGGCATCCGCATCGGCGGGCCGTCCAAGGGCAACCGCACCGCCGTCAAGGTGTGGGAAGCGCGCGCCTACCGCGACTACGACGACACGGTGGAGCTCGGCACCCGCAACATCAAGGTCGCGCTGCGCCGCCTGCGCAAGTTCGCCCGCGACGGCGCCGACGTGGAGCTGGACCTGGACGACACCATCCACGCCACCGCCGCCAACGCCGGCCTGCTCGACATCAAGATGCGCCCCGAGCGGCACAACAACGTCAAGGTGCTGATGCTGATGGACGTGGGCGGCTCGATGGACGACCACATCAAGCGCGTGGAAGAGCTGTTTTCCGCGGCCAAGACCGAGTTCAAGCACCTCGAGTACTACTACTTCCACAACTGCGTCTACGAATGGCTGTGGAAGAACAACCGGCGCCGCCACGCGGAGCGCTTCTCCACCTGGGACGTGATCCGCAAGTATCCGCCCGACTACAAGCTGATCTTCGTCGGCGACGCGACCATGAGCCCGTACGAGATCCTGCAGGCGGGCGGCTCGGTCGAATACAACAATCCCGAAGCCGGCGCCGTCTGGCTGCAGCGGCTGATCGAGCAGTTCCCCAGGTTCGCGTGGCTCAACCCCGAGCCGGAAGGGCTGTGGCAGTACCGGCAGTCGGTCTCGGTCATCAACCAGATCATGAAGACGCGGATGTATCCCGTCACCATCGCCGGGCTGGAGGCGGCGATGCGGCTGCTGTCCAAGTAG
- a CDS encoding DNA-deoxyinosine glycosylase, with amino-acid sequence MAEALPDLQRGLAPILDAEVRVLVLGSFPGEASLAAQQYYAHPRNQFWPLMGALLDLPLPAMPYAARVRALLARHIGVWDVLGACVREGSLDAAIRHPQANDFDLLHRRAPRLRRVGFNGGTAGRFAKDFARAGFETVVLPSSSPAHAARSFEQKLALWRSLLPDG; translated from the coding sequence ATGGCCGAAGCCTTGCCCGACCTGCAGCGCGGACTGGCGCCGATCCTCGATGCCGAGGTTCGCGTGCTGGTGCTCGGCAGCTTTCCGGGCGAGGCTTCATTGGCGGCGCAGCAGTACTACGCTCATCCGCGCAACCAGTTCTGGCCGCTGATGGGCGCGCTGCTCGACCTGCCGCTGCCCGCCATGCCGTATGCGGCGCGCGTGCGGGCGCTGCTGGCCCGCCACATCGGCGTGTGGGATGTGCTGGGCGCCTGCGTGCGCGAAGGCAGTCTCGATGCGGCGATCCGCCATCCGCAGGCCAACGATTTCGACCTGCTGCACCGGCGGGCGCCGAGGCTGCGGCGGGTGGGCTTCAATGGCGGCACGGCGGGCAGGTTCGCCAAGGATTTCGCCCGCGCCGGCTTCGAGACGGTGGTGTTGCCGTCGTCCAGCCCGGCGCACGCGGCGCGCTCGTTCGAGCAGAAGCTTGCGCTGTGGCGCTCGCTGTTGCCGGACGGCTAG
- a CDS encoding class I SAM-dependent methyltransferase gives MTLLKRKSIEAVASRRPARAKRDDREHRDDEPKRMAPRFAPVTFSELSGVRYLHFGTEWVQGAMRLSKPDAIELEYAQQMMAWLLFLDPAARPDFHVVQLGLGAAALTKFCHRQLAPARVTAVELNPAVIIAAHSMFGLPFDDSRLGVIEQDAYDWVTDANHHGTVDALQIDLYDATARGPVLDTPAFYRACRQVLRAPGVMTINLFGDHTSFPRNIERICDAFDNRVLVFPEVHDGNVIALAFNGPPLQVGWDAVQARAAALQATLKLPTKGWTEGLRGANVNQDDALSI, from the coding sequence ATGACGCTGTTGAAACGCAAATCCATCGAGGCCGTGGCCTCGCGCCGTCCCGCCCGCGCCAAGCGCGATGACCGCGAACACCGTGACGACGAACCCAAGCGCATGGCGCCGCGCTTCGCGCCCGTGACGTTCTCCGAACTGTCGGGCGTGCGCTACCTGCACTTCGGCACCGAGTGGGTGCAGGGCGCGATGCGCCTGTCCAAGCCCGACGCCATCGAGCTGGAATATGCCCAGCAGATGATGGCGTGGCTGCTGTTCCTGGATCCGGCCGCGCGCCCCGACTTCCATGTCGTGCAGCTGGGCCTGGGCGCGGCGGCGCTGACCAAGTTTTGTCACCGGCAGCTGGCCCCGGCCCGCGTGACCGCGGTCGAGCTGAACCCCGCCGTGATCATCGCCGCGCACAGCATGTTCGGCCTGCCGTTCGACGACAGCCGGCTGGGGGTCATCGAGCAGGACGCCTACGACTGGGTCACGGACGCCAACCACCACGGCACTGTCGATGCGCTGCAGATCGATCTGTACGACGCCACCGCGCGCGGGCCGGTGCTCGACACGCCGGCCTTCTACCGCGCCTGCCGCCAGGTGCTGCGCGCGCCCGGCGTGATGACCATCAACCTGTTCGGCGACCACACCAGCTTCCCGCGCAACATCGAGCGCATCTGCGATGCCTTCGACAATCGCGTGCTGGTCTTCCCCGAGGTGCACGACGGCAACGTCATCGCGCTGGCCTTCAACGGCCCGCCGCTGCAGGTCGGCTGGGACGCCGTGCAGGCGCGCGCCGCGGCGCTGCAGGCCACGCTCAAACTGCCGACCAAGGGCTGGACGGAGGGGCTGCGCGGCGCCAACGTCAACCAGGACGACGCGCTGTCCATCTGA
- the htpG gene encoding molecular chaperone HtpG, whose protein sequence is MGAPHEKMAFQAEVKQLLHLMIHSLYSNKEIFLRELVSNASDAVDKLRFEGIADPSLLEGGGELGIRIGFDAQARTVTIADNGIGMSRDEAIRNLGTIARSGTREFFSQLSGDQQKDAALIGQFGVGFYSAFIVADRVTVESRRAGVPAAEGVRWESAGDGEFTVDAVERAERGTTITLHLREGEDDFLSAWRLKSIVQKYSDHISLPIAMRKESWDEEKKEMVAQDEWETINQASALWARPRADVTDEQYIAFYQHIAHEQGQPLAWTHNRVEGRSEYTQLLYLPTNAPFDLWDRERRSGLKLYVKRVFIMDDAEQLLPAYLRFVKGVIDSADLPLNVSREILQESRDVKAIREGSTKRVLGMLESMADSDDAAEKDKYATFWQHFGQVLKEGLGEDFANKDRIAKLLRFASTHNAGDEQTVSLADYIGRMKDGQDKIYYVSAENWTAAKSGPHLEVFRKKGVEVLLLTDRVDEWMLSFLHDFEEKALVSVARGGLDLGSLEDEAERAEHAKVEGEFKPLVDRAKAVLADKAKDVRITHRLTDSPSCLVADEGDISGTLARLLKQAGQKAPDTKPVLELNPAHPLVRKLALLESVTGGEADRAAFEDRLHVLFDQALLAEGGSLADPADYVQRVNRLLA, encoded by the coding sequence ATGGGTGCACCGCACGAGAAGATGGCGTTCCAGGCAGAGGTCAAGCAGCTTCTGCATCTGATGATCCATTCCCTGTACAGCAACAAGGAAATCTTTCTGCGCGAGCTGGTCTCCAACGCGTCCGACGCCGTGGACAAGCTGCGCTTCGAGGGCATCGCCGACCCATCGCTGCTCGAAGGCGGCGGCGAGCTGGGCATCCGCATCGGTTTCGATGCCCAGGCCCGCACCGTCACCATCGCCGACAACGGCATCGGCATGAGCCGCGACGAGGCCATCCGCAACCTCGGCACCATCGCCCGCTCGGGCACGCGCGAGTTCTTCAGCCAGCTCTCCGGCGATCAGCAGAAAGACGCGGCGCTGATCGGCCAGTTCGGGGTCGGCTTCTATTCGGCCTTCATCGTCGCCGACCGCGTGACGGTGGAATCGCGCCGTGCGGGCGTGCCCGCCGCCGAAGGCGTGCGCTGGGAAAGCGCGGGCGACGGCGAGTTCACCGTCGATGCCGTCGAGCGCGCCGAGCGCGGCACCACCATCACGCTGCACCTGCGCGAGGGCGAGGACGATTTCCTCTCCGCCTGGCGCCTGAAGTCCATCGTGCAGAAGTACTCGGACCACATCTCCCTGCCGATCGCGATGCGCAAGGAGAGCTGGGACGAAGAGAAGAAAGAGATGGTCGCGCAGGACGAATGGGAGACCATCAACCAGGCCAGCGCCCTGTGGGCCCGCCCGCGCGCCGACGTGACCGACGAGCAGTACATCGCCTTCTACCAGCACATCGCACACGAGCAGGGCCAGCCGCTGGCGTGGACGCACAACCGCGTCGAAGGCCGCAGCGAATACACGCAGCTGCTGTACCTCCCGACCAACGCGCCGTTCGACCTGTGGGACCGCGAGCGCCGCAGCGGCCTGAAGCTGTACGTCAAGCGCGTCTTCATCATGGACGACGCCGAACAGCTGCTGCCGGCCTACCTGCGCTTCGTCAAGGGCGTGATCGACTCGGCCGACCTGCCGCTGAACGTCTCGCGCGAGATCCTGCAGGAGAGCCGCGACGTGAAGGCCATCCGAGAGGGCTCGACCAAGCGCGTGCTGGGCATGCTCGAATCGATGGCCGACTCGGATGACGCCGCCGAAAAGGACAAGTACGCCACCTTCTGGCAGCACTTCGGCCAGGTGCTCAAGGAAGGCCTCGGCGAAGACTTCGCCAACAAGGACCGTATCGCCAAGCTGCTGCGCTTTGCTTCCACGCACAACGCAGGGGACGAGCAGACCGTCTCGCTGGCCGACTACATCGGCCGCATGAAGGACGGCCAGGACAAGATCTACTACGTGAGCGCCGAGAACTGGACGGCCGCCAAGTCCGGCCCGCACCTGGAGGTGTTCCGCAAGAAGGGCGTGGAAGTGTTGCTGCTGACAGACCGCGTGGACGAGTGGATGCTGTCGTTCCTGCACGACTTCGAAGAGAAGGCGCTGGTGTCGGTCGCGCGCGGCGGGCTGGACCTCGGCTCGCTGGAAGACGAAGCCGAGCGCGCCGAGCACGCCAAGGTGGAAGGCGAGTTCAAGCCGCTGGTGGATCGCGCCAAGGCGGTGCTGGCCGACAAGGCCAAGGACGTGCGCATCACGCATCGCCTGACCGATTCGCCGTCGTGCCTGGTGGCCGACGAGGGCGACATCAGCGGCACGCTGGCGCGCCTGCTCAAGCAGGCCGGCCAGAAGGCGCCCGACACCAAGCCCGTGCTGGAGCTGAACCCGGCGCACCCGCTGGTGCGCAAGCTGGCGCTGCTCGAATCCGTCACCGGCGGCGAGGCCGACCGCGCTGCGTTCGAGGATCGCCTGCACGTGCTGTTCGACCAGGCGCTGCTGGCCGAGGGCGGCTCGCTGGCCGATCCGGCCGACTACGTGCAGCGCGTCAACCGCCTGCTGGCCTGA
- a CDS encoding GNAT family N-acetyltransferase: protein MTRFIEPVTLSGRHAWLEPLGREHEADVRAAAADGALWQLWYTSVPSPETTPAWLDTALDMRERLGAMPFVVRDIRHGQPGRVVGSTRFFNVDAANRRLEIGHTWYAKSVQRTAVNTECKLLLLTHAFETLGCIAVEFRTHWMNHQSREAIARLGAKQDGVLRNHQRMPDGSYRDTVVFSIIESEWLTVKRHLQYKLEQPRD, encoded by the coding sequence ATGACGCGCTTCATCGAACCCGTCACCCTGTCCGGCCGGCACGCGTGGCTGGAGCCGCTGGGCCGCGAGCACGAAGCCGACGTGCGCGCCGCCGCGGCCGACGGCGCGCTGTGGCAGCTGTGGTACACCTCGGTGCCCTCGCCGGAGACGACACCCGCCTGGCTCGACACCGCGCTCGACATGCGCGAGCGGCTGGGCGCCATGCCATTCGTGGTCCGCGACATCCGCCACGGGCAGCCTGGCCGCGTGGTCGGCTCCACCCGCTTCTTCAACGTGGACGCGGCCAACAGGCGGCTGGAGATCGGCCACACGTGGTACGCGAAATCGGTGCAGCGCACCGCCGTCAACACGGAATGCAAGCTGCTGCTGCTCACGCATGCGTTCGAGACGCTGGGCTGCATCGCAGTGGAATTCCGCACGCACTGGATGAACCACCAGAGCCGCGAGGCCATCGCCCGCCTGGGCGCCAAGCAGGACGGCGTGCTGCGCAACCATCAGCGCATGCCGGACGGCAGCTACCGCGACACCGTGGTGTTCTCGATCATCGAATCCGAGTGGCTGACCGTGAAGCGGCATCTGCAGTACAAGCTGGAGCAGCCGCGCGACTGA
- a CDS encoding c-type cytochrome, translating into MKKILTMVALGALAASASAADIQGNAQAGAGKVAMCIGCHAIPDYRASYPEVYRVPYLGGQNAKYIESALNAYKKGERKHPTMRGIAGSLSDQDIADLAAYYSQQTAATPNNPRK; encoded by the coding sequence ATGAAAAAGATCCTCACGATGGTGGCATTGGGCGCGTTGGCCGCGTCGGCATCTGCTGCCGATATCCAGGGCAATGCGCAGGCGGGCGCCGGCAAGGTGGCCATGTGCATCGGCTGTCATGCGATTCCGGACTACCGGGCGTCGTATCCCGAGGTGTATCGCGTGCCCTACCTGGGCGGACAGAACGCCAAATACATCGAAAGCGCCCTCAACGCCTACAAGAAGGGCGAGCGCAAGCACCCGACCATGCGCGGCATCGCAGGCTCGCTGAGCGACCAGGACATCGCCGATCTGGCGGCCTACTACTCGCAGCAGACCGCCGCCACGCCCAACAACCCCCGGAAGTGA
- a CDS encoding tetratricopeptide repeat protein, protein MPFLGIGFHVIVALFFAVHAVRTHQNLYWLFILFAFPLLGSVAYFFAIYLPELRYSRGARVATRAVSQMIDPNRAVREARNDFDRAPTVQHRLRLGEALLEAGDAKEARQHFEQAATGPFAGDQAVLLGLARAQFATGDVAMAATTLDTLFEAHRAARRQPDPTLLYARALATGGAPAARAAFEQALACANDAAARCLYGEWLLAQGNAADKARARDLFDDILRDAKHWTRYAKDHNREWLQRAQAAQSSFR, encoded by the coding sequence ATGCCTTTTCTCGGAATCGGTTTCCACGTCATCGTCGCGCTGTTCTTTGCGGTGCATGCGGTGCGCACGCACCAGAACCTGTACTGGCTGTTCATCCTGTTCGCCTTTCCGCTGCTGGGCAGCGTGGCGTACTTCTTCGCGATCTATCTGCCCGAGCTGCGGTATTCGCGCGGCGCCCGCGTGGCCACCCGCGCCGTCAGCCAGATGATCGACCCGAACCGGGCGGTGCGCGAGGCGCGCAACGACTTCGATCGCGCGCCGACCGTGCAGCACCGGCTGCGCCTGGGCGAGGCCCTGCTGGAAGCCGGCGACGCCAAGGAAGCCCGCCAGCATTTCGAGCAGGCCGCCACCGGCCCGTTCGCCGGCGACCAGGCCGTGCTGCTGGGTCTGGCCCGTGCGCAGTTCGCCACCGGCGATGTGGCGATGGCCGCGACGACCCTGGACACCCTGTTCGAGGCACATCGCGCCGCGCGCCGACAACCCGATCCCACGCTGCTGTATGCGCGGGCGCTGGCCACCGGCGGTGCGCCCGCCGCGCGCGCGGCCTTCGAGCAGGCGCTCGCCTGCGCCAATGATGCCGCCGCCCGCTGCCTGTATGGCGAGTGGCTGCTCGCCCAGGGCAATGCCGCCGACAAGGCGCGCGCCCGCGATCTGTTCGACGATATCCTGCGCGACGCCAAGCACTGGACGCGCTACGCCAAAGACCATAACCGCGAATGGCTGCAGCGCGCCCAGGCCGCCCAGTCTTCTTTCCGTTGA
- a CDS encoding DUF1841 family protein has product MFNPTRDEVRQFFCGAWRKHRQAEVLTPLEAMAVDWMQLHPEYHATLEASEDALARDYTPESGQSNPFLHLSMHLSISEQVSVDQPRGIRAAYEALAQRLDSPHEAQHQVMECLGQMLWTAQRTGLPPDGEAYIECVRKRATAR; this is encoded by the coding sequence ATGTTCAATCCCACCCGCGACGAAGTCCGCCAGTTCTTTTGCGGCGCCTGGCGCAAGCACCGCCAGGCCGAAGTGCTCACGCCGCTAGAAGCCATGGCGGTCGACTGGATGCAACTGCATCCCGAATACCACGCCACGTTGGAAGCCAGCGAGGACGCCCTGGCCCGCGACTACACGCCCGAGAGCGGCCAGAGCAACCCGTTCCTGCATCTGTCGATGCACCTGTCGATCAGCGAGCAGGTGTCGGTCGACCAGCCGCGCGGCATCCGTGCCGCCTACGAAGCGCTGGCGCAGCGGCTCGATTCGCCGCACGAGGCGCAGCACCAGGTGATGGAATGCCTGGGCCAGATGCTGTGGACGGCCCAGCGCACCGGCCTGCCGCCGGACGGCGAAGCCTATATCGAATGCGTGCGCAAGCGCGCCACGGCCCGCTGA
- a CDS encoding SRPBCC domain-containing protein — MDRAATFELEMTRLIRAPRERVFDAFTDQAALAAWHCPRGMSVLEASADPRVGGRYRVVMGGRDGSRHIAVGEYQKLDRADFLAYTWAWESGSMPPDLKTLIEVTLTDQDGGTRLHMRHSGFPDTQTRDGHMAGWQSVFNRLSDYLDPEGSAGTVTVYGDPRSSYCRTVRMALAEKGVRYTLQPVPPHSPELLTHNPFGRVPAFSDGPIEFYETRAILSYIDEAFDGPSLLPQWGATAHARGEQWISLINCHAYDAMVRRYILQYIFPKGENGQPDRKVIDAALPEIAAQLDALEQAYQERDYLVGSTVSMADLFLAPILAYLGMFPEGAALLEARPNLRRGQAAMRARPSFAATQPQLS; from the coding sequence ATGGACCGCGCCGCTACGTTCGAACTGGAGATGACCCGCCTCATCCGCGCGCCGCGCGAGCGGGTGTTCGACGCCTTCACCGATCAGGCGGCGCTGGCGGCATGGCACTGTCCGCGCGGCATGAGCGTGCTGGAGGCAAGCGCCGATCCGCGCGTCGGCGGCCGATACCGCGTCGTCATGGGCGGGCGCGACGGCTCCAGGCACATCGCCGTCGGCGAATACCAGAAGCTCGACCGGGCCGACTTCCTCGCCTACACCTGGGCCTGGGAGTCGGGCTCGATGCCGCCCGACCTGAAAACGCTGATCGAGGTCACGCTGACCGACCAGGACGGCGGCACCCGTCTGCACATGCGCCACAGCGGCTTCCCCGACACGCAGACGCGTGACGGCCACATGGCCGGCTGGCAATCGGTCTTCAACCGCCTGAGCGACTACCTGGACCCCGAGGGCAGCGCCGGCACCGTCACGGTCTACGGCGACCCGCGCAGCAGCTACTGCCGCACCGTGCGCATGGCACTGGCGGAGAAAGGCGTGCGCTACACGCTGCAGCCGGTGCCACCGCATTCGCCGGAACTGCTGACGCACAATCCGTTCGGCCGCGTGCCGGCGTTCAGCGACGGGCCAATCGAGTTTTACGAAACGCGCGCCATCCTGAGCTACATCGACGAGGCGTTCGACGGCCCCAGCCTGCTGCCGCAATGGGGCGCCACCGCGCATGCGCGCGGCGAGCAGTGGATCAGCCTGATCAACTGCCACGCCTACGACGCAATGGTGCGCCGCTACATCCTCCAGTACATCTTCCCCAAGGGCGAGAACGGCCAGCCGGACCGCAAGGTCATCGACGCCGCCCTGCCGGAGATCGCGGCCCAGCTCGACGCGCTGGAGCAGGCCTATCAAGAACGCGATTACCTGGTCGGCAGCACCGTGTCGATGGCCGACCTGTTCCTCGCCCCGATCCTGGCCTATCTGGGCATGTTCCCCGAAGGCGCGGCGCTGCTGGAGGCACGCCCCAACCTGCGGCGCGGGCAGGCAGCCATGCGCGCCCGCCCGAGCTTTGCCGCGACGCAGCCGCAGTTGAGTTGA
- a CDS encoding c-type cytochrome, whose protein sequence is MTKISLGLGALVLGVAVSAQAADLQKGKQLVDKGGCVTCHGPGLNAPISPDYPKLAGQHGDYLYHALRAYQTSGNPLVGRNNAIMAGQVNANAAMIGENGKPRPFTSAELQDIAAYIESLPGSLVLKK, encoded by the coding sequence ATGACGAAGATCTCGCTCGGTTTGGGCGCGTTGGTGCTGGGCGTCGCCGTTTCCGCGCAGGCCGCCGACCTGCAGAAGGGCAAGCAGCTGGTGGACAAGGGCGGCTGCGTGACCTGCCACGGCCCGGGCCTGAATGCCCCGATCTCGCCGGACTATCCCAAGCTGGCCGGCCAGCACGGCGACTACCTCTACCATGCGCTGCGGGCGTACCAGACCTCCGGCAACCCGCTGGTGGGCCGCAACAACGCCATCATGGCTGGTCAGGTGAACGCCAACGCCGCCATGATCGGTGAGAACGGCAAGCCGCGACCCTTCACCTCGGCGGAGCTGCAGGACATCGCCGCGTATATCGAATCGCTGCCCGGCTCGCTGGTGTTGAAGAAGTGA
- a CDS encoding AAA family ATPase yields the protein MNPTQTSARPARFEGSDQYVATDDLKLAVNAAMTLQRPLLIKGEPGTGKTMLAEEVAAALGMPLLQWHVKSTTKAQQGLYEYDAVSRLRDSQLGDGRVHDIRNYIVKGVLWQAFEAAQQTVLLIDEIDKADIEFPNDLLRELDRMEFYVYETRETIRARHRPLVIITSNNEKELPDAFLRRCFFHYIRFPDAETMQRIVDVHYPGIKPTLVKAALDAFYEMRNLPGLKKKPSTSELIDWLKLLLAEDIPPDTLRSQDRNAAIPPLHGALLKNEQDVHLFERLVFMNRANR from the coding sequence ATGAACCCGACCCAGACGTCCGCCCGGCCCGCGCGCTTCGAAGGCTCCGACCAGTACGTCGCCACCGACGATCTCAAGCTCGCCGTCAACGCGGCGATGACGCTGCAGCGCCCGCTGCTGATCAAGGGCGAGCCGGGCACGGGCAAGACCATGCTGGCCGAGGAGGTGGCCGCCGCGCTCGGCATGCCGCTGCTGCAATGGCACGTCAAATCGACCACCAAGGCGCAGCAGGGCCTCTACGAATACGATGCCGTGTCGCGGCTGCGCGATTCGCAGCTGGGCGACGGCCGCGTCCACGACATCCGCAACTACATCGTCAAGGGTGTGCTGTGGCAAGCGTTCGAGGCCGCGCAGCAGACGGTGCTGCTGATCGACGAGATCGACAAGGCCGACATCGAATTCCCCAACGACCTGCTGCGCGAGCTCGACCGCATGGAGTTCTACGTGTACGAGACGCGCGAGACCATCCGCGCGCGGCACCGGCCGCTGGTCATCATCACGTCGAACAACGAGAAGGAGCTGCCCGATGCCTTCCTGCGCCGCTGCTTCTTCCACTACATCCGGTTTCCCGATGCCGAGACGATGCAGCGAATCGTCGACGTGCACTACCCCGGCATCAAGCCGACGCTGGTGAAGGCCGCGCTGGACGCCTTCTACGAGATGCGCAACCTGCCGGGGCTCAAGAAGAAGCCCTCCACCTCCGAGCTGATCGACTGGCTCAAGCTGCTGCTGGCCGAAGACATCCCGCCCGATACGCTGCGCAGCCAGGATCGGAACGCCGCCATTCCGCCGCTGCACGGCGCCCTGCTCAAGAACGAGCAGGACGTGCACCTGTTCGAGCGCCTGGTGTTCATGAACCGCGCCAACCGCTGA
- a CDS encoding DMT family transporter, producing MRPSTAAASLSARAADKLLGVLLIAVSAASFGAMAIFTHYAYASGADTVGLLAVRFSLAALALTAVMRVRRIGLPPWPRVAGLAAMGGIGYAGQSFAFFTALHYAPASLVALLLYLYPMFVTVLAAVFLHERLTPAALLALVLCSVGAGLTVGGAGLAGGSATGVMLGVAAAVIYSVYITVGARVTRGVDPIACTTLICTAAAAVYAGAAVAGVPARFPGSVAGWAAALAIAGLSTVIAILAFFAGLQRLGAAQASMLSTLEPVVTVALAALLLGESIGAAQMAGGALILAGVLWLTRADARPGGHRPDDMA from the coding sequence ATGAGACCGTCCACCGCCGCCGCCAGCCTGTCCGCTCGCGCCGCCGACAAGCTGCTCGGCGTGCTGCTGATCGCCGTTTCCGCGGCTTCGTTCGGCGCGATGGCGATCTTCACCCACTATGCCTATGCCTCCGGCGCCGACACGGTCGGCCTGCTGGCGGTGCGCTTCAGCCTGGCGGCACTCGCGCTGACGGCGGTGATGCGCGTGCGGCGCATCGGCCTCCCGCCGTGGCCGCGGGTGGCGGGGCTGGCGGCGATGGGCGGTATCGGCTACGCCGGTCAGTCGTTTGCGTTCTTCACCGCGCTGCACTACGCGCCGGCCAGCCTGGTGGCGCTGCTGCTGTACCTGTATCCGATGTTCGTGACGGTGCTGGCCGCCGTGTTCCTGCACGAGCGGCTGACGCCCGCCGCGCTGCTGGCGCTGGTGCTGTGTTCGGTGGGCGCGGGCCTGACCGTGGGCGGCGCGGGCCTGGCGGGCGGCAGCGCAACCGGCGTGATGCTGGGCGTGGCGGCGGCGGTCATCTACTCGGTCTACATCACGGTGGGCGCGCGCGTGACGCGCGGCGTCGATCCGATTGCGTGCACCACCCTCATCTGCACAGCGGCGGCGGCGGTCTACGCGGGCGCGGCGGTGGCCGGCGTGCCCGCGCGGTTTCCCGGCAGCGTTGCCGGCTGGGCCGCGGCGCTGGCGATCGCGGGGCTGTCGACGGTGATCGCCATCCTCGCGTTCTTTGCGGGCTTGCAGCGGCTGGGGGCGGCGCAGGCGTCGATGCTGTCGACGCTGGAGCCGGTCGTGACCGTGGCGCTGGCCGCGCTGCTGCTGGGCGAATCGATCGGCGCCGCGCAGATGGCCGGCGGGGCGCTGATCCTGGCCGGCGTGCTGTGGCTCACCCGCGCCGATGCACGTCCCGGCGGGCACCGGCCCGACGACATGGCGTAA
- a CDS encoding ArsR/SmtB family transcription factor, which translates to MPLDDDPLSTIFAALADPTRRAILARLSAGEAPVSELARPFDISAPAISKHLRVLAEAGLIEREVSARWRICHLRPGALREAHGWLEAYRQLWEGNLDRLVVFVEQTRTAPPDADDTPAKP; encoded by the coding sequence ATGCCGCTCGACGATGATCCGCTCTCCACCATCTTCGCCGCCCTGGCGGACCCCACCCGCCGGGCGATCCTGGCGCGCCTGTCCGCGGGCGAAGCGCCGGTGAGCGAACTGGCGCGCCCGTTCGACATCTCCGCTCCGGCCATCTCCAAGCATCTGCGCGTGCTGGCCGAGGCCGGGCTGATCGAGCGGGAAGTCAGCGCGCGCTGGCGCATCTGCCACCTGCGCCCCGGCGCGCTGCGCGAGGCGCACGGCTGGCTGGAGGCCTACCGGCAGCTCTGGGAGGGCAACCTCGATCGCCTCGTCGTCTTTGTCGAGCAGACCCGCACCGCGCCCCCGGACGCGGACGACACCCCCGCCAAACCCTGA